The window ATGGACAATGTTGGATGGATGCTGAGATAGCAGTAATAGCAGATGATCTTACGGGTGCCATGGATACAGGAGTGCAGTTCTGTAAGAATGGCATGAGGACCGTTGTATATTTCGGTGAATGCCTTGCTGTCGAAAAGCAGGGCTCCGCCATAAAACCCGAAGTCATAGTCATTGACACAGACACCAGGTGGGAATCGCCGGGACGGGCATATGAGAAAGTCCGAAAAATTTCCGAGATACTGAAATTGACAGGTATTAAAAGGGTATATAAAAAAGTTGACTCAACGCTAAGGGGCAATGTTGGCAGCGAATTAAATGCCGTGATGGATGCGTGGAATGCGCATCTTGCCTATGTCGCGCCGGCTTTTCCGGCAATGCGAAGGGTCACAGTAGATGGGCGTCAGCTATTGAATGGCAAACCCCTGGAAGACACGGAGATCGCCAGCGATCTCATATCACCTGCGCGTAGTTCATATATTCCGGAGATTCTCGAATATAGACCGGAGCGGAAGATCGCGCATATAGGGCTTCAAGAAATAGAGATGGGGGAGCATTCCCTGGTCGAGAGAATTGCGGAACTGGCTCGGGAGGGGATGCAGATCCTGGTTTTGGATGCTGTAACACAGGATCATCTTGGCACCATAGCAAGGGCTATAGCGAAGAGTGAATTTCACGAAGTGATGTGCGGATCTGCTGGCCTAGCTGCAGAGTTGCCTGGCGCGTTCGGGCTTGTGGGACGGAAACCCTGTGAAATCCCCAGGCTCAAAAAGGGCCTTCCTGCGCTTGTGGTCGCTGGCAGCAGAAGTCAGATCACACAGGAGCAGTTGAGATTCTTGGGCGCTAATAAGGACTTACCGGTCAGGTGGCTTACCCTAGACATCGATGAAACAGTCAGCGGCAGAACATCGCCTGTCATCAACGAGAGATCCGCAGGAAATGGCGCTATGCTTGCCCGTAGAGAGGTCGAACTTCAGGAACAAGGTGAGTTGATAGCCCGTGACGCAATCCAGGCGCTTGAGGATGGGAAAAGCGTTGTCGTCTCAGTTCGTCCGGAGAACGGCGGGGGCTCTGAGTCGTGGGGGGATTCAAAAGAGAAAGAAGGACGATTGGGCGACATGAAGACCCTGCCAGACGATGGTTTCAGGCCACGGATAGACTTGGAAGAGGCCCATTCGGACATCATTGATTTGAGTCAGTCTATGGTCGACCAGCTGGGCAGAATTGCAAGGAGGGTAATAGATGCGGCGCCGGTCTCAGGGATAGTACTCACAGGCGGGGATACCGCAGCAAGCGTATGCCGGGCTATCAGCGCATCTGGCATAGCTCTCCTCGATGAGATACTGCCGGGCATCCCTCTTGGCGAGATCATCGGGGGACCTTTCGAGGGGCTTGTAGTCGTCACTAAAGCCGGCGCCTTCGGGGATGAGAGGGCGCTTGCCGATGTGCTCAATTATCTGATTCAGAAATAGCCGTCGACACACGGGAATTGGGGGAGCGGTTGAATTTGAATTACAAAAATGTAGATTTGAGGCCGATCATTGCCATAACAATGGGCGATCCTGCCGGCATCGGGGCTGAGATTGCGGTCAAATGTCTCAAGGAGCCGGAGATCTATTCGCTCGCAAGACCTTTGATAATTGGCGATATGGATCAGATCACAGACGCTATCCGGATGACAGGCGGCGGATTGTCAGTAAATATCATTGCGTCTCCGGGTGATGGTCTCTTTTCCCACGGCACCATTGATCTGATCGATCTGAATAATGTGGGGCCTGGTGAGGTCGAATATGGCAAAGTAAGCCCTGTAGCGGGTAAAGCGGCCTATGAGTATATAGAAAAAGCTATAGGGTTTGCCCTTGAGCGTCAGGTGGACGCTATTGTGACCGGGCCCATTCATAAAGAGTCACTGAATCTCGCAGGATACCACTATTCGGGCCATACAGAGATCTTCGCGAAACTCACTGGGACGAGAGATTACGCCATGATGTTGGCTGATGGTGATTTTAGAGTAGTGCATGTGACAACGCATGTATCACTCCGGCGTGCATGTGACCTGATAAAGAAAGATCGCGTGCTGGTGGTGATAAGACTTACTCATGATGCCCTCAGGCGCCTTGAGATCGAAAGACCCCGGATCGGAGTTGCCGGCCTGAATCCGCATGCAGGCGAAGGAGGCTTGTTTGGCTCCGAAGAGATCGAGGAGATCGGCCCGGCTATCCGCGAGGCGCAGGCAGAAGGGATCCTGGCTGAGGGGCCTGTGCCGCCAGATACGGTATTTGCGAAGGCGCGAGGTGGACAATACGACGCGGCAATTGCGATGTATCATGACCAGGGCCATATAGCCATGAAGACCTCTGCCTTTCGACTGGATGCCGAAACTGGCAAATGGCTCTCTGTGAGCGGTGTCAACGTTACACTCGGGCTCCCCATCATCAGGACCTCGGTTGACCATGGGACGGCTTTCGGAAAGGCTGGCCAGGGACGCGCCAATCCGGGGAGCATGATCCAGGCCGTGAAGCTGGCGGTGGGGTTTGCCAGGGGGAGCTGTTCTTCCAATACCATGTGAGCGATATAAGTCAGAAGAGGCTGGGAATGGCCCGCCAGCTACCCCGCGCATAAATGCGGGGGCTTGCGATGAGCAAGTCCGAACTTCATATCAAGGCCGCCATATTCAACCGGCCTCTCATTATTCCCGAAGGGCAAGAGCTCGTGGTGAAAGGAGCTGCGTTGCTTGCGGGCGTAGGTATTGGCGTTTATCCTGATGTCGCGGACGCCTGCAGGCAGACGAATCGAGTAGCTCGCGTTGTGGAGCCTGACCGAAATAAGGCAGATATCTATAATGCCTTCTACCGCGAAGTCTATGTCCGGGCTCTCTCAAATTTGTCTCCTGCATTCAAAGGACTTGGGGCTTTTGCGTCAAAGATCTAGATGGGAAGTCCGCGGATTTGAATAGAGAATCAGCGTCTCGCGTTTGCCAGGCCTGATTTCCTAATGACTTTAAATGCGGCTACAAGATCCCCGTGCCATATGCCAGCCAGGCCTGGTTCGTCTACACGGGCGGGGCTCTTGGGAGTGCGGCTTCCTCA is drawn from Bacillota bacterium and contains these coding sequences:
- a CDS encoding four-carbon acid sugar kinase family protein encodes the protein MDAEIAVIADDLTGAMDTGVQFCKNGMRTVVYFGECLAVEKQGSAIKPEVIVIDTDTRWESPGRAYEKVRKISEILKLTGIKRVYKKVDSTLRGNVGSELNAVMDAWNAHLAYVAPAFPAMRRVTVDGRQLLNGKPLEDTEIASDLISPARSSYIPEILEYRPERKIAHIGLQEIEMGEHSLVERIAELAREGMQILVLDAVTQDHLGTIARAIAKSEFHEVMCGSAGLAAELPGAFGLVGRKPCEIPRLKKGLPALVVAGSRSQITQEQLRFLGANKDLPVRWLTLDIDETVSGRTSPVINERSAGNGAMLARREVELQEQGELIARDAIQALEDGKSVVVSVRPENGGGSESWGDSKEKEGRLGDMKTLPDDGFRPRIDLEEAHSDIIDLSQSMVDQLGRIARRVIDAAPVSGIVLTGGDTAASVCRAISASGIALLDEILPGIPLGEIIGGPFEGLVVVTKAGAFGDERALADVLNYLIQK
- the pdxA gene encoding 4-hydroxythreonine-4-phosphate dehydrogenase PdxA, which gives rise to MGDPAGIGAEIAVKCLKEPEIYSLARPLIIGDMDQITDAIRMTGGGLSVNIIASPGDGLFSHGTIDLIDLNNVGPGEVEYGKVSPVAGKAAYEYIEKAIGFALERQVDAIVTGPIHKESLNLAGYHYSGHTEIFAKLTGTRDYAMMLADGDFRVVHVTTHVSLRRACDLIKKDRVLVVIRLTHDALRRLEIERPRIGVAGLNPHAGEGGLFGSEEIEEIGPAIREAQAEGILAEGPVPPDTVFAKARGGQYDAAIAMYHDQGHIAMKTSAFRLDAETGKWLSVSGVNVTLGLPIIRTSVDHGTAFGKAGQGRANPGSMIQAVKLAVGFARGSCSSNTM